The Desulfofundulus luciae genome includes the window TGGTAACAGTGGGAAACCTCATCAAAGGAGGCCATCAGCCGGCCCACTTCTTCCATGCGTTCCTCCGGGACTTGCCAGACCACCATGGCATTGGAGACATAACCCAGATCCTGATGGCGCACGGCCGCCCCAAAACGCCGGATCACCCCCCGGTCGACAAAATCCCGGACCTTGGCCAAAAGCTCTTCCTCACCAATACCCAGTTTTTCCGCCAGGGCCAAAAAGGGACGGCTGACCAGGGGAAGACCTTCCTGCAGGGCGCGGATAATTTCTTTGTCAAGCTGGCTAAGCATTCTCATCCTCCCCCAGGTCAAAGTTCACCCTGATTTTAAAAATTCTTAAGGCCGGGAGATGGAGCATATCTGCTATGCCGGTGCATCTTTTGATTTCCTCTAAAGTGTTTTCCAGCTTGACCTGGGATTCTACCAGCAGCGTAAACCACATGTTATACGGGTGATCTCGCAAATAATTATGGGTTACCCCCGGAAAGCTGTTGATTACGGCTGCCACTTCCTCAATTCTCTCCGCCGGTACTTTCATAGCACATAAGGTGCCGCTGTAACCTACCCGGCGGGAGTCAAAGATGGCCCCCAGCCGCCGGATAACCCCCTTTTCAATGAGACGTTTTAGCCGGGCCAGGATATCCTCTTCAGTGGTGCCCAGGGTTTCGGCGAGTTTCCGGTAGGGTTCCGGTTCGATGGGTAGATGGCTTTGGATGATATTCAACAGTTGTCTATCCAGACTATCCAGGGTCATGAACTATTCCCCCGTTGGTTTTCTACCTTTCCGGTACAGGCACCAGGGGTCTTCGGCCATATAATCTCCATGGTAGAAGTAGGCCCGGGCCCGGCAACCACCGCAAATATTCCGGTAGTGGC containing:
- the ahbB gene encoding siroheme decarboxylase subunit beta, with product MLSQLDKEIIRALQEGLPLVSRPFLALAEKLGIGEEELLAKVRDFVDRGVIRRFGAAVRHQDLGYVSNAMVVWQVPEERMEEVGRLMASFDEVSHCYQRPARLPDWPYNLFTVVHGQTPQDCREIAARLSRASGVANYRLLFSIAELKKSSMKYFVEK
- the ahbA gene encoding siroheme decarboxylase subunit alpha, encoding MTLDSLDRQLLNIIQSHLPIEPEPYRKLAETLGTTEEDILARLKRLIEKGVIRRLGAIFDSRRVGYSGTLCAMKVPAERIEEVAAVINSFPGVTHNYLRDHPYNMWFTLLVESQVKLENTLEEIKRCTGIADMLHLPALRIFKIRVNFDLGEDENA